A part of Ascochyta rabiei chromosome 3, complete sequence genomic DNA contains:
- a CDS encoding LETM1 domain-containing protein ylh47, whose product MYVTRTATRAAPAVFRAGMRTAGRPYHRPMPKNVSAIAILLPYRSLHTDPSHTSTQPTYPPPGFNPSQARNPIPDKEQQAIRDKIATPLDKDTIVPKTEPTANPKTVAQDAQTMTELASAKATADTEAEKKAIAKKEEAKKKLTLWEKVKHELAHYWDGTKLLGFEIRISSKLALKMAAGYELTRRERRQLQRTVQDLGRLIPFLPFVIVPFAELLLPVALKLFPNMLPSTYEGQSSKDAKAKRLRSTRKEVSEFLRSTLKETGLPISAENAQREEFAEFFRKVRTTGEKPTPEEIVKVCKIFKDDLTLDNLSRPQLVSICRYMNITSFGTDNFLRYQVRVRMRQIKRDDRAIAYEGVDSLSVPELQTACASRGLRTYGVSPGRLRDDLQTWLDLRLKHGVPSTILVLSNAFVYVQGKEADATSQIDALEAVLSSIPEELYHEIELEVNTTEGAATNKQRLEVLKEQQELIEEENEQTQSHENKANASPKDHEDIDEDDKPKHVEAKAAESNEAEASSGDSGATQGSAERAEQDERARKDEMPADKEEAKKE is encoded by the exons ATGTATGTAACGCGAACGGCCACCCGGGCAGCGCCCGCCGTCTTCAGGGCCGGCATGAGGACTGCTGGCCGCCCCTACCACCGCCCCATGCCCAAGAACGTCTCCGCAATCGCCATCCTCCTCCCCTACCGCTCCCTCCACACAGACCCATCGCACACCAGCACACAACCCACCTACCCCCCGCCCGGCTTCAACCCCAGCCAGGCGAGGAATCCAATCCCCGACAAGGAGCAGCAGGCCATCCGGGACAAGATCGCCACCCCTCTCGACAAGGACACCATCGTCCCCAAGACGGAGCCCACCGCCAACCCCAAGACGGTCGCCCAGGATGCACAAACCATGACCGAGCTCGCCTCGGCAAAGGCCACCGCCGACACCGAGGCCGAGAAGAAGGCCATcgcgaagaaggaggaggcgaagaagaagctgaCCCTCTGGGAAAAGGTCAAGCACGAGCTCGCACACTACTGGGACGGCACCAAGCTGCTGGGCTTCGAGATCAGGATCAGCTCCAAGCTGGCCCTGAAGATGGCGGCTGGCTACGAGCTCACAAGACGTGAACGTCGTCAG CTGCAACGCACCGTGCAGGACCTCGGCCGCCTGATCCCCTTCCTGCCCTTCGTCATCGTCCCCTTCGCCGAGCTGCTGCTCCCTGTCGCCCTCAAGCTGTTCCCCAACATGCTCCCCAGCACCTACGAGGGCCAGTCCTCCAAGGACGCAAAGGCAAAGCGCCTCCGCTCCACACGAAAGGAGGTCAGCGAGTTCCTGCGCTCGACGCTCAAGGAGACAGGTCTGCCCATCTCGGCTGAAAACGCGCAGAGGGAGGAGTTTGCCGAGTTCTTCCGCAAG GTCCGCACCACCGGCGAGAAGCCCACCCCCGAGGAGATTGTCAAGGTCTGCAAGATCTTCAAGGATGACCTGACCCTCGACAACCTGTCGCGCCCACAGCTCGTTTCCATCTGCCGCTACATGAACATCACATCCTTTGGCACCGACAACTTCCTGCGCTACCAGGTCCGCGTCCGCATGCGCCAGATCAAGCGCGACGACCGAGCGATTGCGTACGAGGGCGTCGACTCGCTGTCCGTTCCAGAACTCCAGACCGCCTGCGCAAGCCGTGGCCTGCGCACATACGGCGTCTCTCCCGGCCGCCTCCGCGACGACCTCCAGACTTGGCTCGACCTTCGTCTGAAGCACGGCGTTCCCTCCACCATCCTGGTCTTGTCCAACGCTTTCGTCTACGTCCAGGGCAAGGAGGCCGATGCCACTTCGCAGATTGACGCACTCGAGGCGGTCCTGTCCAGCATTCCCGAGGAGCTGTACCACGAGATCGAGCTCGAGGTCAACACGACCGAGGGCGCCGCGACCAATAAGCAGCGTCTGGAGGTGCTCAAGGAGCAGCAGGAGCTGATCGAGGAGGAAAACGAGCAGACCCAGTCGCACGAAAACAAGGCGAACGCATCGCCCAAGGACCACGAGGACATTGACGAGGACGATAAGCCCAAGCACGTCGAGGCCAAGGCGGCCGAGAGCAACGAGGCCGAGGCCAGCAGCGGGGACTCGGGCGCGACCCAAGGTAGTGCTGAGCGTGCCGAGCAGGACGAGCGCGCGAGGAAGGACGAAATGCCCGCGGACAAGGAGGAGGCGAAGAAGGAGTAG